From the Anopheles coustani chromosome X, idAnoCousDA_361_x.2, whole genome shotgun sequence genome, one window contains:
- the LOC131268897 gene encoding hydroxyacylglutathione hydrolase, mitochondrial isoform X2 yields the protein MASMTVKKIPALKDNFMYLVVCNATRRAAVVDPVEPDRVLEVVKEEGVQLNQVLTTHHHWDHAGGNEALYQRFRENADWGELRVYGGDDARIDRLSHRVKQDDTFEIGQLRVRCLSTPCHTTSHICYYVESDQDRAVFTGDTLFLAGCGRFFEGTPQQMHDALIGQLSSLPDDTHVYCGHEYALQNLRFCNMVEPSNEDTRALLERTQAADLEGRRALVPSTIGQEKRINVFMRAREPTVQAFVGKTNSLDTMQALRAAKDKF from the coding sequence ATGGCGAGCATGACGGTGAAGAAGATACCGGCGCTGAAGGATAACTTCATGTACCTGGTGGTGTGCAACGCGACGCGCCGAGCCGCCGTGGTGGACCCAGTCGAGCCGGACCGTGTGCTGGAGGTGGTAAAGGAGGAAGGTGTCCAACTGAACCAGGTGCTCACGACGCACCACCACTGGGACCATGCCGGGGGCAACGAGGCACTGTACCAGCGCTTCCGGGAGAACGCGGACTGGGGCGAGCTGCGCGTGTACGGCGGTGACGACGCCCGTATCGACCGGCTATCGCACCGGGTCAAGCAGGACGATACGTTCGAAATCGGGCAGCTGCGGGTGCGCTGCCTGTCGACGCCGTGCCACACCACGTCCCACATTTGCTACTATGTCGAATCGGACCAGGACCGGGCCGTCTTCACCGGCGACACACTTTTTCTGGCCGGTTGCGGTCGCTTTTTCGAGGGCACCCCGCAGCAGATGCACGACGCACTGATCGGCCAGCTGTCCAGCCTGCCGGACGATACGCACGTCTACTGTGGCCACGAGTACGCGCTGCAGAACCTGCGCTTCTGCAACATGGTGGAGCCGTCGAACGAGGATACCCGGGCACTGCTCGAACGAACGCAGGCAGCCGACCTCGAAGGTCGCCGGGCGCTGGTGCCATCCACCATCGGACAGGAGAAGCGCATCAACGTATTCATGCGCGCCCGTGAGCCAACGGTGCAAGCGTTCGTCGGCAAGACCAACTCCCTCGACACGATGCAAGCCCTGCGTGCCGCGAAGGACAAATTTTAA
- the LOC131268897 gene encoding hydroxyacylglutathione hydrolase, mitochondrial isoform X1, giving the protein MSLLNLLPHRLSQRLTALYFTVASFSLQRRQQSVQTTAMASMTVKKIPALKDNFMYLVVCNATRRAAVVDPVEPDRVLEVVKEEGVQLNQVLTTHHHWDHAGGNEALYQRFRENADWGELRVYGGDDARIDRLSHRVKQDDTFEIGQLRVRCLSTPCHTTSHICYYVESDQDRAVFTGDTLFLAGCGRFFEGTPQQMHDALIGQLSSLPDDTHVYCGHEYALQNLRFCNMVEPSNEDTRALLERTQAADLEGRRALVPSTIGQEKRINVFMRAREPTVQAFVGKTNSLDTMQALRAAKDKF; this is encoded by the exons ATGTCACTGCTCAATCTGCTCCCGCACCGTCTCTCCCAGCGCCTGACAGCACTCTACTTTACCG TTGCCAGTTTTAGTTTGCAGCGCCGACAGCAGAGCGTACAGACAACCGCGATGGCGAGCATGACGGTGAAGAAGATACCGGCGCTGAAGGATAACTTCATGTACCTGGTGGTGTGCAACGCGACGCGCCGAGCCGCCGTGGTGGACCCAGTCGAGCCGGACCGTGTGCTGGAGGTGGTAAAGGAGGAAGGTGTCCAACTGAACCAGGTGCTCACGACGCACCACCACTGGGACCATGCCGGGGGCAACGAGGCACTGTACCAGCGCTTCCGGGAGAACGCGGACTGGGGCGAGCTGCGCGTGTACGGCGGTGACGACGCCCGTATCGACCGGCTATCGCACCGGGTCAAGCAGGACGATACGTTCGAAATCGGGCAGCTGCGGGTGCGCTGCCTGTCGACGCCGTGCCACACCACGTCCCACATTTGCTACTATGTCGAATCGGACCAGGACCGGGCCGTCTTCACCGGCGACACACTTTTTCTGGCCGGTTGCGGTCGCTTTTTCGAGGGCACCCCGCAGCAGATGCACGACGCACTGATCGGCCAGCTGTCCAGCCTGCCGGACGATACGCACGTCTACTGTGGCCACGAGTACGCGCTGCAGAACCTGCGCTTCTGCAACATGGTGGAGCCGTCGAACGAGGATACCCGGGCACTGCTCGAACGAACGCAGGCAGCCGACCTCGAAGGTCGCCGGGCGCTGGTGCCATCCACCATCGGACAGGAGAAGCGCATCAACGTATTCATGCGCGCCCGTGAGCCAACGGTGCAAGCGTTCGTCGGCAAGACCAACTCCCTCGACACGATGCAAGCCCTGCGTGCCGCGAAGGACAAATTTTAA